One Streptomyces mobaraensis NBRC 13819 = DSM 40847 DNA segment encodes these proteins:
- a CDS encoding HAD family hydrolase has product MSWLSWLSPRRYATARSVRAGEAAAEAARKTVQEQEAREAAPAAVEEAPAPSGKKAARAAEPEFPVAGDTKAAAFFDLDNTVMQGAALFHFGRGLYKRHFFRKRELARFAWQQAWFRLAGNEDPAHIQDARDSALSIVKGHRVSELMSVGEEIYDEYMAERIWPGTRALAQAHLDAGQKVWLVTAAPIETATIIARRLGLTGALGTVAESVGGVYTGKLVGEMLHGPAKAEAVRALVAAEGLDLSRCAAYSDSANDIPMLSLVGHPCAVNPDARLRRHAREHGWRLRDYRTGRKAARIGIPAAVGLGALAGGAAAAAALHRRRR; this is encoded by the coding sequence CTGTCCTGGCTCTCGTGGCTCTCGCCGCGCCGCTACGCCACCGCGCGCAGCGTCCGGGCGGGCGAGGCGGCGGCCGAGGCGGCCCGCAAGACGGTCCAGGAGCAGGAGGCCCGGGAGGCCGCGCCGGCCGCCGTCGAGGAGGCCCCCGCCCCGAGCGGCAAGAAGGCCGCGCGGGCCGCGGAACCGGAGTTCCCCGTCGCCGGCGACACCAAGGCGGCGGCCTTCTTCGACCTCGACAACACCGTGATGCAGGGCGCCGCCCTCTTCCACTTCGGCCGCGGCCTGTACAAGCGGCACTTCTTCCGCAAGCGCGAACTCGCCCGGTTCGCCTGGCAGCAGGCGTGGTTCCGGCTGGCGGGCAACGAGGACCCGGCGCACATCCAGGACGCGCGCGACAGCGCCCTGTCGATCGTCAAGGGCCACCGGGTCTCCGAGCTGATGTCCGTCGGCGAGGAGATCTACGACGAGTACATGGCCGAGCGCATCTGGCCCGGCACCCGCGCCCTCGCCCAGGCCCACCTGGACGCCGGCCAGAAGGTGTGGCTGGTCACCGCGGCCCCCATCGAGACCGCGACGATCATCGCCCGCCGGCTCGGCCTGACCGGCGCCCTGGGCACCGTCGCCGAGTCCGTCGGCGGCGTCTACACCGGCAAGCTCGTCGGCGAGATGCTGCACGGCCCGGCCAAGGCCGAGGCCGTCCGCGCCCTGGTCGCGGCCGAGGGCCTGGACCTCTCCCGGTGCGCCGCGTACAGCGACTCCGCCAACGACATCCCGATGCTCTCGCTGGTCGGCCACCCGTGCGCGGTCAACCCCGACGCGCGGCTGCGGCGCCACGCCCGGGAGCACGGCTGGCGGCTGCGCGACTACCGCACCGGCCGCAAGGCGGCCCGGATCGGCATCCCGGCCGCCGTCGGCCTGGGCGCCCTGGCCGGCGGCGCCGCCGCGGCCGCCGCCCTGCACCGCCGCCGCCGCTGA
- the hemB gene encoding porphobilinogen synthase, with product MSTTYGTFPGARPRRLRTTPAMRRMVAEHRLHPSDLILPAFVREGVSEPVPISAMPGVVQHSRDTLRKAAVEAVAAGVSGIMLFGVPEEAKKDALGTAGTDPDGILQVAIRDVKAEVGDELVIMSDLCLDEFTDHGHCGVLDAEGRVDNDATLERYAEMAQVQADAGVHVVGPSGMMDGQVGVIRDALDQTGHEDVSVLAYTAKYASAFYGPFREAVGSSLQGDRKTYQQDPANLRESMRELALDLEEGADMVMVKPALPYLDVLAKVAEAVDVPVAAYQISGEYAMVEAAAANGWIDRERAILETLTGIKRAGANMILTYWATEVARQLG from the coding sequence TTGAGCACCACGTACGGCACGTTCCCGGGGGCCCGGCCCCGACGGCTCCGCACCACCCCGGCCATGCGCCGGATGGTCGCGGAGCACCGGCTGCACCCGTCCGACCTGATCCTCCCCGCCTTCGTGCGGGAGGGGGTCAGCGAGCCGGTGCCGATCTCGGCCATGCCCGGGGTCGTGCAGCACAGCCGTGACACGCTGCGGAAGGCCGCCGTCGAGGCGGTGGCCGCGGGCGTCTCCGGGATCATGCTCTTCGGTGTGCCCGAGGAGGCGAAGAAGGACGCCCTCGGGACGGCGGGCACGGATCCGGACGGCATCCTCCAGGTCGCCATCCGGGACGTGAAGGCCGAGGTCGGCGACGAGCTCGTCATCATGTCCGACCTGTGCCTGGACGAGTTCACCGATCACGGGCACTGCGGTGTGCTCGACGCGGAGGGGCGGGTCGACAACGACGCCACTCTCGAGCGGTACGCCGAGATGGCGCAGGTGCAGGCCGATGCGGGCGTGCACGTGGTGGGCCCCAGCGGGATGATGGACGGTCAGGTCGGGGTCATCCGGGACGCCCTCGACCAGACCGGGCACGAGGACGTCTCCGTCCTGGCCTACACCGCCAAGTACGCGTCCGCGTTCTACGGGCCGTTCCGGGAGGCCGTCGGGTCGTCCTTGCAGGGCGACCGGAAGACGTACCAGCAGGACCCGGCCAACCTTCGGGAGTCGATGCGCGAGCTCGCGCTCGACCTGGAGGAGGGGGCGGACATGGTGATGGTCAAGCCGGCTCTGCCCTATCTCGACGTGCTCGCGAAGGTCGCGGAGGCGGTGGACGTGCCTGTCGCGGCTTACCAGATCTCCGGTGAGTACGCGATGGTCGAGGCGGCGGCCGCGAACGGGTGGATCGATCGGGAGCGGGCCATTCTGGAGACCCTTACGGGGATCAAGCGGGCCGGCGCGAACATGATCCTTACGTATTGGGCGACGGAGGTTGCGCGGCAGTTGGGCTGA
- a CDS encoding glutamyl-tRNA reductase, with translation MSLLVVGLSHRSSPVSVLERASLTPAARAALVHDTLAAEPATEAAVLATCNRIELYADVDKFHAGVAELSTLLARHTGVPLDELTPHLYVHYEDRAVHHLFSVACGLDSMVVGEGQILGQIKDALALGQELHSAGRLLNDLFQQALRVGKRAHSETGIDRAGQSLVTFGLEQLRDGPSVEEWVAGKRALVIGAGSMSSLAAATLARAGVAHVAVANRTLERARRLVEILTEPGAPGKVTASAVEMSVLPEELALADIVVSCTGATGLVLTADAVATALAGRPGCAVDADCTRLALLDLAMPRDIDAAAHGIDGVRFVDIEALAEASADAPMAADVDRVRTIVSDEVAAFGAAQRAAHITPTVVALRTMAADVVAGEIARLDGRLPGLDDKQRAEITQTVRRVVDKLLHAPTVRVKELASTPGGAGYADALRELFDLDPQAVAAVSRADARHDTKNNARESA, from the coding sequence ATGAGTCTGCTCGTCGTGGGTCTCAGCCACCGCAGCTCACCGGTGAGCGTGCTGGAGCGGGCCTCCCTGACCCCCGCGGCCCGTGCCGCGCTGGTGCACGACACCCTCGCGGCCGAGCCGGCCACCGAGGCGGCCGTGCTCGCCACCTGCAACCGGATCGAGCTCTACGCCGACGTGGACAAGTTCCACGCCGGTGTCGCCGAGCTGTCCACGCTGCTCGCCCGCCACACGGGCGTCCCGCTGGACGAGCTCACCCCGCACCTCTACGTCCACTACGAGGACCGGGCCGTCCATCACCTCTTCTCGGTGGCCTGCGGCCTGGACTCGATGGTCGTCGGCGAGGGCCAGATCCTCGGCCAGATCAAGGACGCCCTCGCCCTCGGCCAGGAGCTGCACTCCGCCGGCCGGCTGCTGAACGACCTGTTCCAGCAGGCCCTGCGGGTCGGCAAGCGCGCCCACAGCGAGACCGGCATCGACCGGGCCGGGCAGTCGCTGGTCACCTTCGGCCTGGAGCAGCTCCGCGACGGCCCCTCCGTCGAGGAGTGGGTCGCGGGCAAGCGCGCCCTGGTCATCGGCGCCGGCTCGATGTCCTCCCTCGCCGCCGCCACCCTCGCCCGCGCCGGCGTGGCCCACGTGGCCGTCGCCAACCGGACGCTGGAGCGGGCCCGGCGGCTGGTGGAGATCCTCACCGAGCCCGGCGCCCCCGGGAAGGTCACCGCCAGCGCGGTGGAGATGAGCGTCCTGCCCGAGGAGCTCGCGCTCGCCGACATCGTCGTCTCCTGCACCGGCGCCACCGGACTCGTCCTCACCGCCGACGCGGTCGCCACCGCGCTCGCCGGCCGGCCCGGCTGCGCCGTCGACGCCGACTGCACCCGCCTCGCCCTGCTCGACCTCGCCATGCCGCGCGACATCGACGCCGCCGCGCACGGGATCGACGGCGTGCGGTTCGTCGACATCGAGGCGCTCGCCGAGGCCTCGGCCGACGCGCCGATGGCCGCCGACGTGGACCGGGTGCGGACCATCGTCTCCGACGAGGTCGCCGCCTTCGGCGCCGCCCAGCGCGCCGCCCACATCACGCCCACCGTGGTCGCCCTGCGCACCATGGCCGCGGACGTGGTCGCCGGCGAGATCGCCCGGCTCGACGGGCGGCTGCCCGGGCTGGACGACAAGCAGCGCGCCGAGATCACCCAGACCGTCCGCCGCGTCGTCGACAAGCTCCTCCACGCACCCACCGTGCGCGTCAAGGAACTCGCCTCGACCCCCGGCGGCGCCGGCTACGCCGACGCCCTGCGGGAGCTCTTCGACCTCGACCCGCAGGCGGTCGCCGCCGTCAGCCGGGCCGACGCGCGGCACGACACCAAGAACAACGCACGGGAGTCGGCATGA
- a CDS encoding uroporphyrinogen-III synthase yields the protein MNPTAPNHPAHGHVTFLGAGPGDPGLLTLRAVEALASADVLIADPQVLEVVRAHARAHVDMPAQPVPDEASKAVGVPVLRDTANLVMTAARGGKRVVRAVLGDPGLDGNAADEMLACAAEGITFEVVPGIATAVGVPAYAGVPLRDPKGGDVRFVDARTASETCWSEVGASQATVVVTTTLDSVTAAAGELVAAGRKPDTPLSVTVAGTTTRQRTWTATLGSVAQVLKAAKVLPSPDGGQPVIAVVGERSAADHREPLSWFESKPLFGWNVLVPRTKEQAASLSDQLRSYGAVPHEVPTIAVEPPRTPQQMERAVKGLVTGRYEWIAFTSVNAVKAVREKFEEYGLDARAFAGIKVAAVGEQTAKSLIEFGVKPDLVPSGEQSAAGLLEDWPPYDPVFDPIDRVFLPRADIATETLVAGLIELGWEVDDVTAYRTVRASPPPAETREAIKGGGFDAVLFTSSSTVRNLVGIAGKPHNVTVIACIGPATAKTAEEHGLRVDVLSPEPSVHKLAEALAEFGAARRDAAIEAGDPVTRPSERRPGSRRRARS from the coding sequence TTGAACCCCACCGCCCCGAACCACCCCGCGCACGGGCACGTCACCTTCCTCGGTGCGGGCCCCGGCGATCCGGGACTGCTGACGCTCCGCGCCGTCGAGGCGCTGGCGTCCGCGGACGTCCTGATCGCCGACCCACAGGTGCTGGAGGTGGTGCGCGCGCATGCGCGCGCACATGTGGACATGCCGGCGCAGCCGGTCCCTGACGAGGCGTCAAAGGCCGTCGGCGTCCCTGTCCTCAGGGACACGGCCAATCTTGTCATGACGGCCGCGCGCGGCGGCAAGCGGGTCGTCCGTGCGGTCCTCGGCGACCCCGGCCTCGACGGGAACGCCGCCGACGAGATGCTCGCCTGCGCCGCCGAGGGCATCACCTTCGAGGTGGTCCCCGGCATCGCCACCGCCGTCGGCGTACCCGCCTACGCGGGGGTGCCGCTGCGCGACCCCAAGGGCGGGGACGTGCGGTTCGTCGACGCCCGGACCGCCTCCGAGACCTGCTGGTCCGAGGTGGGCGCGAGCCAGGCCACGGTCGTGGTGACGACCACCCTCGACTCGGTCACCGCCGCCGCCGGGGAACTGGTCGCGGCCGGCCGCAAGCCGGACACCCCGCTGAGCGTCACCGTCGCCGGCACCACCACCCGCCAGCGCACCTGGACGGCCACCCTGGGCAGCGTCGCCCAGGTGCTCAAGGCGGCGAAGGTGCTGCCGTCGCCCGACGGCGGGCAGCCGGTGATAGCCGTGGTCGGCGAGCGCAGCGCGGCCGACCACCGCGAGCCGCTGTCCTGGTTCGAGTCCAAGCCGCTGTTCGGCTGGAACGTCCTGGTGCCGCGCACCAAGGAGCAGGCCGCGTCGCTCTCCGACCAGCTCCGCTCGTACGGCGCCGTGCCGCACGAGGTGCCGACCATCGCCGTCGAACCGCCGCGCACCCCGCAGCAGATGGAGCGCGCGGTCAAGGGCCTGGTCACCGGCCGCTACGAGTGGATCGCCTTCACGTCGGTCAACGCCGTCAAGGCCGTCCGCGAGAAGTTCGAGGAGTACGGGCTCGACGCGCGGGCCTTCGCCGGCATCAAGGTCGCGGCCGTCGGCGAGCAGACCGCCAAGTCGCTGATCGAGTTCGGCGTCAAGCCGGACCTGGTGCCGAGCGGCGAGCAGTCGGCCGCCGGGCTGCTGGAGGACTGGCCGCCCTACGACCCGGTCTTCGACCCGATCGACCGCGTCTTCCTGCCGCGCGCCGACATCGCCACCGAGACCCTGGTGGCCGGCCTGATCGAGCTGGGCTGGGAGGTGGACGACGTCACCGCCTACCGGACGGTGCGCGCCTCGCCGCCGCCGGCCGAGACCCGCGAGGCGATCAAGGGCGGCGGCTTCGACGCCGTGCTCTTCACCTCGTCGTCCACCGTGCGGAACCTGGTCGGCATCGCCGGCAAGCCGCACAACGTCACCGTCATCGCCTGTATCGGCCCGGCCACCGCGAAGACCGCGGAGGAACACGGCCTGCGGGTGGACGTGCTGTCGCCCGAGCCCTCGGTGCACAAGCTCGCCGAGGCGCTCGCGGAGTTCGGGGCCGCGCGGCGCGACGCCGCGATCGAGGCCGGTGACCCGGTCACGCGCCCGAGCGAGCGGCGGCCCGGATCGCGTAGAAGGGCACGGAGTTGA
- the argS gene encoding arginine--tRNA ligase, with protein MALVPSLASTLDRRIADALSAALPEAGSADPLLRRSDRADFQANGMLALAKKLKGNPRELAGKVVENLPADELIADVEVSGPGFLNVTLTDGAILRTLAARYADDRLGVPFKEHPGTTVIDWAQPNVAKEMHVGHLRNSVIGNSVVRILEFVGEKVVSRHHIGDWGTQFGMLIQYLIEHPHELDHKGEVSGEEAMSNLNRLYKASRALFDSDDAFKARARRRVVDLQAGDEETLALWQRFVDESKIYFYSVFDKLDVEIRDEDIVGESGYNDMLAETCRLLEESGVAVRSEGALCVFFDDVKGPEGKPVPLIVQKSDGGFGYAATDLSAVRDRVFNLKADTLLYVVDSRQSLHFKMVFETARRAGWLADDTKAVMLGFGTVLGKDGKPFKTREGETVRLVDLLDEAIDRATAVVRDKAEKVGLSEREIVENGRHVGIGAVKYADLSTSVSRDYKFDLDQMVSLNGDTSVYLQYAYARIRSILRRAGEVAPAAHPELPLAPAERALGLHLDQFGEVVTEVAASYEPHKLAGYLYQLASLLTTFYDQCQVLSDENAREVVENRLFLVDLTARTLRQGMALLGIHTPERL; from the coding sequence TTCCAGGCCAACGGGATGCTGGCGCTGGCGAAGAAGCTCAAGGGGAACCCGCGCGAGCTGGCGGGCAAGGTCGTCGAGAACCTGCCGGCGGACGAGCTGATCGCGGACGTCGAGGTGTCCGGCCCGGGCTTCCTCAACGTCACCCTCACCGACGGCGCGATCCTCAGGACCCTCGCCGCCCGGTACGCGGACGACCGGCTGGGCGTGCCCTTCAAGGAGCACCCCGGCACCACGGTCATCGACTGGGCGCAGCCGAACGTGGCGAAGGAGATGCACGTCGGCCACCTGCGGAACTCGGTGATCGGCAACTCGGTCGTCAGGATCCTGGAGTTCGTCGGCGAGAAGGTCGTCAGCCGCCACCACATCGGCGACTGGGGCACCCAGTTCGGCATGCTCATCCAGTACCTGATCGAGCACCCGCACGAGCTGGACCACAAGGGCGAGGTCTCCGGCGAGGAGGCGATGTCCAACCTCAACCGGCTCTACAAGGCGTCCCGCGCCCTCTTCGACTCCGACGACGCGTTCAAGGCCCGCGCCCGGCGCCGGGTGGTGGACCTCCAGGCGGGCGACGAGGAGACCCTCGCGCTCTGGCAGCGCTTCGTCGACGAGTCGAAGATCTACTTCTACTCGGTCTTCGACAAGCTGGACGTGGAGATCCGCGACGAGGACATCGTCGGCGAGTCGGGCTACAACGACATGCTCGCGGAGACCTGCCGGCTCCTGGAGGAGTCCGGTGTCGCGGTCCGCTCGGAGGGCGCGCTGTGCGTCTTCTTCGACGACGTGAAGGGCCCGGAGGGCAAGCCGGTCCCGCTGATCGTGCAGAAGTCCGACGGCGGCTTCGGCTACGCGGCGACGGACCTGTCGGCGGTCCGCGACCGGGTGTTCAACCTGAAGGCCGACACCCTGCTGTACGTGGTGGACAGCCGCCAGTCGCTGCACTTCAAGATGGTCTTCGAGACGGCCCGCCGGGCGGGCTGGCTGGCCGACGACACCAAGGCCGTGATGCTCGGCTTCGGCACGGTCCTCGGCAAGGACGGCAAGCCGTTCAAGACCCGTGAGGGCGAGACCGTCCGGCTGGTGGACCTGCTGGACGAGGCGATCGACCGGGCCACGGCCGTCGTGCGCGACAAGGCCGAGAAGGTCGGCCTGAGCGAGCGGGAGATCGTGGAGAACGGCCGGCACGTGGGCATCGGCGCGGTGAAGTACGCCGACCTGTCCACCTCGGTCTCCCGCGACTACAAGTTCGACCTGGACCAGATGGTGTCGCTGAACGGCGACACCTCCGTGTACCTCCAGTACGCCTACGCGCGGATCCGCTCGATCCTCCGCCGGGCGGGCGAGGTCGCGCCGGCCGCCCACCCGGAGCTGCCGCTGGCCCCGGCCGAGCGGGCGCTGGGCCTGCACCTGGACCAGTTCGGCGAGGTCGTCACGGAGGTCGCCGCGTCGTACGAGCCGCACAAGCTGGCCGGGTACCTGTACCAGCTGGCCTCGCTGCTGACGACGTTCTACGACCAGTGCCAGGTGCTCTCCGACGAGAACGCGCGGGAGGTCGTGGAGAACCGCCTGTTCCTCGTCGACCTGACCGCCCGCACGCTGCGGCAGGGCATGGCGCTGCTGGGCATCCACACGCCCGAGCGCCTCTGA
- the hemC gene encoding hydroxymethylbilane synthase: protein MNGTTPLRLGTRRSKLAMAQSGQVAEAVRRLTGRPVELVEITTYGDVSREHLAQIGGTGVFVSALRDALLAGEVDFAVHSLKDLPTAQPDDLVLAAVPRREDPRDVLIARDGLTFEELPAGARIGTGSPRRMAQLNAWARTLGKEVETVPVRGNVDTRLGFVTDGELDAVVLAAAGLTRLGRIDVATEFLSPDTVLPAPGQGALAIECAASAAPLAAVLAELDDPHTRAAVTAERSLLAALEAGCSAPVGALADFLGDEQDVPEMRLRGVVGTTDGSTLVQLSTTGPVPASHHDALALGRELAAEMLDKGAAGLMGERAH, encoded by the coding sequence ATGAACGGCACAACCCCGCTGCGCCTGGGCACCCGGCGCAGCAAGCTGGCCATGGCGCAGTCGGGCCAGGTCGCCGAGGCGGTGCGCCGGCTGACCGGCCGCCCGGTCGAGCTGGTGGAGATCACCACCTACGGCGACGTCTCGCGCGAGCACCTGGCGCAGATCGGCGGCACCGGGGTGTTCGTCTCCGCGCTGCGCGACGCGCTGCTCGCGGGCGAGGTCGACTTCGCCGTGCACTCGCTCAAGGACCTGCCGACCGCGCAGCCCGACGACCTCGTCCTGGCCGCCGTCCCGCGCCGCGAGGACCCGCGCGACGTGCTGATCGCCCGCGACGGCCTGACCTTCGAGGAGCTCCCGGCCGGCGCCCGGATCGGCACCGGCTCGCCGCGCCGCATGGCCCAGCTCAACGCCTGGGCCAGGACGCTCGGCAAGGAGGTCGAGACCGTTCCGGTCCGCGGCAACGTCGACACCCGGCTCGGCTTCGTCACCGACGGGGAGCTCGACGCGGTCGTCCTGGCCGCCGCCGGGCTGACCCGGCTCGGCCGGATCGACGTGGCGACCGAGTTCCTGTCGCCCGACACCGTTTTGCCCGCCCCCGGCCAGGGGGCCCTGGCGATCGAGTGCGCCGCGTCCGCCGCGCCGCTCGCCGCCGTGCTCGCCGAGCTCGACGACCCGCACACCCGGGCCGCCGTGACCGCCGAGCGTTCCCTGCTCGCCGCCCTGGAGGCCGGCTGCTCCGCACCCGTGGGTGCGCTGGCCGACTTCCTGGGAGACGAGCAGGACGTACCCGAAATGCGCCTGCGCGGCGTCGTCGGCACCACCGACGGCTCGACGCTGGTGCAGCTGTCCACCACCGGTCCCGTTCCCGCGTCGCACCACGACGCCCTGGCCCTCGGTCGCGAACTCGCGGCCGAGATGCTGGACAAGGGTGCGGCCGGTCTTATGGGGGAGCGAGCACATTGA
- a CDS encoding ECF subfamily RNA polymerase sigma factor, BldN family, with protein sequence MYPHVGVDASGLATLRAAVVDRLRGFVPTAYAVPALATPVPAVAVGAAGQRSPCYALAEAGAAVGRRARRGTAAAGATTPTRRPSADSDSARMLDLVERAQAGEAEAFGRLYDQYADTVYRYIYYRVGGRATAEDLTSETFLRALRRIGTFTWQGRDFGAWLVTIARNLVADHFKSSRFRLEVTTGEMLDANEVERSPEDSVLESLSNAALLEAVRKLNPQQQECVTLRFLQGLSVAETARVMGKNEGAIKTLQYRAVRTLARLLPDDAR encoded by the coding sequence GTGTACCCACACGTCGGGGTTGACGCCTCGGGCCTGGCTACGCTGCGCGCAGCGGTCGTCGACCGCCTGCGCGGCTTCGTCCCCACCGCGTACGCCGTCCCCGCCCTCGCCACACCCGTCCCCGCGGTAGCCGTTGGCGCTGCCGGGCAAAGGAGCCCCTGCTACGCCCTCGCCGAGGCCGGCGCCGCCGTCGGCAGACGCGCCCGCCGCGGCACCGCGGCCGCCGGGGCCACCACCCCCACGCGCCGCCCCAGCGCCGACAGCGACAGCGCCCGCATGCTGGACCTCGTCGAGCGCGCCCAGGCCGGCGAGGCCGAGGCGTTCGGCCGCCTCTACGACCAGTACGCCGACACCGTCTACCGCTACATCTACTACCGCGTCGGCGGCCGGGCCACGGCCGAGGACCTGACCAGCGAGACGTTCCTGCGCGCCCTGCGCCGCATCGGCACTTTCACCTGGCAGGGCCGGGACTTCGGCGCCTGGCTGGTCACCATCGCCCGCAACCTCGTCGCGGACCACTTCAAGTCCTCCCGGTTCCGCCTGGAGGTGACCACCGGCGAGATGCTCGACGCCAACGAGGTCGAGCGCAGCCCCGAGGACTCCGTCCTCGAATCCCTTTCCAACGCCGCCCTGTTGGAGGCGGTGCGCAAGCTCAACCCCCAGCAGCAGGAGTGCGTCACCCTGCGCTTCCTCCAGGGCCTGTCGGTCGCCGAGACCGCCCGGGTGATGGGGAAGAACGAAGGCGCGATCAAGACCCTGCAGTACCGGGCCGTCCGCACCCTCGCGCGGCTCCTCCCCGACGACGCCCGCTGA
- a CDS encoding glutaredoxin family protein translates to MSLLRRRKNPADRVVTLVGKPGCHLCDAAEAVIAEVCGGLGTRWEKKDITQDEELHRKYWEQIPVVLIDGEQHDFWRVNPDRLRKALGG, encoded by the coding sequence ATGAGTCTGCTGCGCCGCCGCAAGAACCCCGCCGACCGAGTGGTCACCCTGGTAGGAAAGCCCGGCTGCCACCTCTGCGACGCCGCCGAGGCCGTGATCGCCGAGGTCTGCGGCGGCCTGGGCACCCGCTGGGAGAAGAAGGACATCACCCAGGACGAGGAGCTGCACCGCAAGTACTGGGAGCAGATCCCCGTCGTCCTGATCGACGGCGAGCAGCACGACTTCTGGCGCGTGAACCCGGACCGGCTCCGCAAGGCCCTCGGCGGCTGA
- a CDS encoding redox-sensing transcriptional repressor Rex, which translates to MATGRTHRPATRSRGIPEATVARLPLYLRALTALSERSVPTVSSEELATAAGVNSAKLRKDFSYLGSYGTRGVGYDVEYLVYQISRELGLTQDWPVVIVGIGNLGAALANYGGFASRGFRVAALIDADPAMAGKPVAGLPVRHTDELESIISDNGVSIGVIATPAGAAQQVCDRLVAAGVTSILNFAPTVLAVPDGVDVRKVDLSIELQILAFHEQRKAGEEPGQGARTTASRSGSARPAAAAARDGRKGPDGDVPAVMPA; encoded by the coding sequence GTGGCAACTGGCCGAACTCACCGACCGGCGACCCGAAGCCGAGGGATCCCCGAGGCCACCGTCGCCCGGCTTCCGCTGTATCTGCGCGCGTTGACCGCGCTCTCCGAGCGCTCGGTCCCTACGGTCTCCTCGGAGGAGCTCGCGACGGCGGCGGGGGTCAATTCCGCCAAGCTGCGCAAGGACTTCAGCTACCTCGGCTCGTACGGCACCCGCGGCGTGGGCTACGACGTGGAGTACCTCGTCTACCAGATCTCCCGCGAGCTCGGCCTGACCCAGGACTGGCCGGTCGTCATCGTCGGCATCGGCAACCTCGGCGCGGCGCTCGCCAACTACGGCGGCTTCGCCTCCCGCGGCTTCCGCGTCGCGGCCCTGATCGACGCCGACCCCGCGATGGCGGGCAAGCCGGTGGCCGGGCTGCCCGTGCGGCACACCGACGAACTCGAGTCGATCATCAGCGACAACGGCGTCTCCATCGGCGTCATCGCCACCCCGGCCGGCGCCGCCCAGCAGGTCTGCGACCGCCTGGTGGCCGCCGGGGTCACCTCGATCCTCAACTTCGCGCCGACCGTGCTCGCGGTGCCGGACGGCGTCGACGTCCGCAAGGTCGACCTGTCGATCGAGCTCCAGATCCTCGCGTTCCACGAGCAGCGCAAGGCCGGGGAGGAGCCGGGGCAGGGTGCGCGGACCACCGCTTCGCGATCGGGAAGCGCCCGTCCGGCCGCCGCCGCGGCCCGCGACGGCAGGAAGGGTCCGGACGGGGACGTCCCCGCCGTGATGCCGGCATGA
- a CDS encoding ATP-binding protein has protein sequence MSHEPDLADDWEYTLQVPSDPMAPCIARRTLRTIFEEHGFLELADTAELLTSELVTNAYRYSDGPASVRVRRDGDRVRVAVWDTNPRMPALDVAPVADEAEQGRGLGLVQRCADSWGGFALRDQPQGLVGKLIWFELGAPAAPAG, from the coding sequence ATGAGTCATGAGCCGGATCTCGCCGACGACTGGGAATACACGCTCCAGGTCCCCTCCGACCCCATGGCACCGTGCATCGCCCGGCGCACCCTCCGCACCATCTTCGAGGAGCACGGGTTCCTCGAACTCGCGGACACGGCCGAGCTGTTGACGTCCGAGCTGGTGACCAACGCCTACCGGTACTCGGACGGGCCCGCGTCCGTGCGGGTGCGGCGGGACGGGGACCGGGTGCGGGTCGCCGTGTGGGACACCAATCCGCGGATGCCCGCGCTGGACGTGGCCCCGGTCGCCGACGAGGCCGAGCAGGGGCGGGGGCTCGGCCTCGTGCAGCGGTGTGCCGACAGCTGGGGCGGGTTCGCGCTCCGGGATCAACCCCAGGGGCTGGTGGGGAAGTTGATCTGGTTCGAGCTGGGAGCGCCGGCGGCCCCGGCCGGCTGA